A window of the Bacillus andreraoultii genome harbors these coding sequences:
- the cspD gene encoding cold-shock protein CspD encodes MNQGKVKWFNTEKGFGFIEVEGGNDVFVHYSAIQGDGFKTLEEGQSVSFEIVEGNRGPQASNVTKL; translated from the coding sequence ATGAATCAAGGTAAAGTAAAATGGTTTAACACAGAAAAAGGTTTCGGTTTTATCGAAGTTGAAGGTGGAAATGATGTATTCGTACATTATTCAGCAATCCAAGGTGATGGATTCAAAACTTTAGAAGAAGGTCAATCAGTTTCTTTTGAAATCGTTGAAGGTAACCGTGGACCACAAGCTTCTAACGTAACAAAACTTTAA
- a CDS encoding superoxide dismutase family protein, which yields MYYCIWPYQIQYPNQSSVYRHNNHIQRAFAEIKGGSLAPNIHGYVVFTETGSGVDVFVEVNGLPPFQRGKDRKQIGPHGFHIHEKGSCAVGDATDPFQAAGGHWNPTNEPHGNHAGDLPVLFSNNGYSRMNVFTNKFHVQDVIGKTIIIHEGPDDFRTEPAGNSGKRLACGLIRPYV from the coding sequence TTGTATTATTGTATCTGGCCTTATCAAATACAGTATCCAAATCAATCTTCTGTATATAGGCATAATAATCATATACAGAGAGCTTTTGCGGAAATTAAAGGTGGCTCATTAGCACCAAATATTCATGGGTATGTTGTATTTACAGAAACCGGAAGTGGTGTTGATGTGTTTGTTGAGGTGAATGGTTTACCACCTTTTCAAAGAGGAAAGGATCGTAAACAGATTGGTCCACATGGTTTTCATATTCATGAAAAAGGTAGTTGTGCTGTTGGCGATGCAACAGACCCTTTTCAAGCTGCAGGAGGACATTGGAACCCAACGAATGAACCACATGGAAATCATGCTGGAGATTTACCGGTTCTTTTTTCAAATAATGGCTATAGCCGAATGAATGTCTTTACAAATAAATTTCATGTTCAAGATGTGATTGGAAAAACGATTATTATTCATGAAGGTCCAGACGATTTTCGAACAGAACCTGCTGGAAATTCAGGAAAGCGTCTAGCTTGTGGATTAATTAGGCCTTATGTCTAA
- a CDS encoding amino acid permease has protein sequence MDKEEKKLKWWQLSILGTGFIIGTGFFLGSNIAIKAAGPAVLITFFLAAIGTYIVYDMLSRMTADDPQSGSFSYYSKKAFGNWAGFSSGWVYWSSEMLIMGSQLTGISIFTKFWFPNIPIWIFASIYTILGIVIVLVGVKWFERLGNIFAIAKLSAIFMFILLAILGISGVLGQGGGEIYVPNSLTTFLPTGITGLWAALLFSFYAYGGVEIMCIYATRLEHTKDAPRSGKVMLVLLTTIYLVSIGMSIILVQLPNFTLDDSPFVVALDGFRLGFVPHLFTAILIIAGFSTMAASLFAVTTLLLSLSKEGYAPKSLSKKGKLKVPLPALVLTTGGLIVSIMIGLFLPDSVYEYITTAAGLMLLYNWIFTLYTGKKLLKKKRFDGMKRFIATVLILFAVTGSLVHDSSRPGFYISIGFVLVIGIVTMIMNRRFNGATKKGEEPKQRGLFERLEV, from the coding sequence ATGGATAAGGAAGAAAAAAAACTAAAATGGTGGCAATTATCCATTTTGGGAACAGGATTCATCATCGGGACAGGATTTTTCCTCGGATCAAATATAGCGATTAAAGCTGCAGGGCCCGCTGTTTTAATAACGTTTTTTCTTGCTGCAATTGGAACTTATATTGTTTATGATATGTTAAGTAGAATGACTGCAGATGATCCACAATCAGGTTCATTTAGTTATTATTCAAAAAAGGCCTTTGGAAATTGGGCGGGCTTTTCAAGTGGATGGGTGTATTGGAGTTCAGAAATGTTAATTATGGGAAGTCAGTTAACAGGTATTTCCATCTTCACAAAGTTTTGGTTTCCTAACATTCCAATATGGATTTTTGCAAGTATATATACCATATTAGGTATCGTAATTGTTTTAGTTGGTGTTAAATGGTTTGAAAGACTAGGGAATATTTTTGCAATTGCTAAATTATCGGCAATATTTATGTTTATTCTATTAGCCATCCTCGGTATATCTGGTGTTCTAGGTCAAGGCGGGGGAGAGATATATGTTCCAAATTCTTTAACGACGTTTTTACCTACAGGAATTACCGGATTGTGGGCTGCACTACTGTTTTCTTTTTATGCATACGGTGGGGTAGAAATCATGTGTATATATGCAACGAGATTGGAACACACAAAAGATGCCCCAAGGTCTGGGAAAGTCATGTTAGTCTTATTAACAACTATTTATTTAGTTTCTATTGGGATGTCGATAATATTAGTTCAACTTCCGAATTTTACATTAGATGACAGTCCTTTTGTCGTTGCATTAGATGGCTTTCGGCTAGGATTCGTCCCACATTTGTTTACAGCGATTTTAATAATTGCAGGATTTTCTACAATGGCAGCATCCTTATTCGCCGTAACAACATTGTTATTATCTTTATCTAAGGAAGGGTATGCTCCAAAAAGTTTAAGCAAAAAGGGAAAGTTAAAAGTTCCATTACCTGCGTTAGTCTTAACAACAGGGGGATTAATTGTATCAATTATGATAGGATTATTTTTGCCTGACTCGGTATATGAGTATATTACAACAGCTGCAGGATTAATGTTATTATATAATTGGATTTTTACATTATATACTGGTAAAAAGTTACTTAAGAAGAAAAGGTTTGATGGTATGAAGCGGTTTATTGCTACGGTTTTAATTTTGTTCGCTGTTACGGGTTCACTTGTTCATGACTCTAGTCGCCCCGGATTTTATATTAGTATTGGTTTTGTCCTTGTCATAGGAATCGTAACAATGATCATGAATCGTCGTTTTAACGGTGCAACAAAAAAAGGGGAGGAGCCAAAACAAAGAGGGTTATTT
- a CDS encoding cold-shock protein, with protein sequence MATGKVKWFNAEKGFGFIQQEDGSDVFVHYSAIQGDGFKTLEEGQSVSFDIEEGQRGPQAVNVQKI encoded by the coding sequence ATGGCAACAGGAAAAGTAAAATGGTTTAACGCAGAAAAAGGTTTTGGATTTATTCAACAAGAAGATGGTAGCGATGTATTCGTACATTACTCAGCAATCCAAGGTGATGGATTCAAAACTCTAGAAGAAGGTCAAAGTGTTTCTTTTGATATTGAAGAAGGTCAAAGAGGACCACAAGCTGTTAACGTTCAAAAAATCTAA